Genomic segment of Candidatus Bathyarchaeota archaeon:
ATAACGAGGGTATATGGTGCGAAGAAGGAGTAGCCCATTATGATATCCGCCAGCGATGAGCCTATCCCCCCGGCAGCAGCTCCGACTAAGGGGCCGAAGGTCAGGGCCGCCACCATAACCATTGCATCCCCCACATTGAAGTATCCCTGCGTTGCAGGTATGGGTACGATTATGAAGATCGTAGCGACGCAGACAAGGGCAGCCATTATCGAGGATGCGGCAAGGCCACCTGCTCTCATCATATTCTAGTTATGACTAGAATATTTAAATCTAGGCATCACTAACATGCACCACCCGGCAATAAGCGTTCGAAAGAACCCTCGACTAGAAGGAGAGCCCCTCTCTGTAGAAGAATCTTTTAAGTTCTTTTACGATTTAACTTGATAAAAAGATGGGAGAAGTTCCCCAAAGGGGTTTCCCTAGTGATCGGTTGTGGGAGGAGAAGGAGCCGGAGAAGGGTTTAGGGAGAAGGGACGAGAGAGAGCTCAGGAACAGGTTCTTCTCAAAGCTGATCAGGGCCGGGATTATAATAAATACACACATAATCTCGGAGTACTCCGATAAATACCTGGAGCTTGCGAGGAGGTTCAGGGAATTAGATCGAGAGGATGCCAAGTGGATGGCATCGGCGGAGATCGATGCCCTAGCTGATAAGATAACCTCCCAGCTGAGCCGAATAGTTAGGAGGCCTAGAGCCCCAGTCTCAGTCGCCCCGCCCCCGAGGGTTGCTGGGAGGCCCTCCCCCGTCTGGGCCCCCCCATACAGGTATAAGGGGGAGGATGAGGATTCGGGGAAGGCCATAATAGACTTCTCCCCTGAGGAGTTCGCATTATACAAGGATTTCTTGATCAGGAAGGGGTTCAAACCTGAACGAATAGAGAAGATCTCTCCATACAGTAGAAATCTTCCATACTATAAGGAATTCTACGAGTGGATGACATCAAGAGAGATAGAGCCTAGATTAAAAAATATGTTTGAAAAATGGCTCTGGAGAGCTAGAGGACTAAGAATCCAAGATTATAATGATCTACCGGAAGAACTTAAAAAGATAATAAGAGCAGCTTTCAGAGAATTCCATAAAATAATAGAGCCCTAAACATAAACATTTAAAAATAGAGATATATCAAAGTTTTCATGCAAATATTATCTATAGTTAAATATCCCTAGAAAGTCAATGAGGGAGATCCTGAATTCTAAAGATCAATAATTTACAGGAATTTTACAGAAAAATTTAAATATAGAATTTATCTTTATATTTAATGTAATGAAAACTGTATATAGACTTGGAGTCATAGTCTTCCTCCTTCTCGGAATCTCAACCTTTATACCTGCTCCGGCAAGCAAACCATCCCTACTCGGGTATTATGCTCACTGCTCTATAACCCCAGTAAGCACGATAATTCTCTTGGTCATAGCTGGACTGATATACTGGCTCGGAAAGAGAAGAGAAAAATAAATTTTTTTAAGATATGTTTTATATTTTCTAATTTTTTCTCAACGCTTCATTTAAGCTTTCAGACATAGTAGTATCTTCCCTCCCTCTTCTGCTCACGGTCGAGCTTCGAGCCTTCCTTGTTTACCCTAGGCCTCTTCGTGTCCTGGTCTCTCCTGAAGGTTACCCCCATCTCCTTGAGGAAGGTGTTCATCCCCTCCTCGAGTCCCTGGGGCCTTCCACCCAGCCCCCTGAGGCCGCTCTGCCCAGTGAATACCATCAGCCTGTCGGCTATGAAGTCCTGGGCCACTATGTCGTGCTCCACGACTATCGCTGTGGAGCCGTTCATCTTGGTTATCCTCCTTATGGCCCGGGCCATGGAGAGGCGCTCCTCGACATCTAGGTAGGCGCTAGGCTCGTCTAAGAGGTAGATATCTGCCTCTGTGGAGAGGCATCTGGCTATGGCCACGCGCTGGAGTTCCCCCCCGCTCAGGTCCTCCACACCCCTCTCCAGAAGCCTCTTTAGGTTTAGGGGCTCAATGACCTCCGCAGCGAACCAGTTCTCCTCATATCTCCTCCCCGCAGCCCCCTTCAGAATGTCTTCAACCCTCCCCTCCATCGTGCCCGTGAGGTACTGAGGCTTATAGCTCATCTTCACCTCTCCGCAGATAACCGAGCCATAATCCGGGGTCTCCAGCCCTGCAAGCATCTTCACGAAGGTCGTCTTTCCAACCCCGTTCTTCCCCAGCACCCCTATCACCTCTCCCTCCCCTATCTCCCCAGGTTCGACGTTGAGGGTGAAATTCCCGTAGGATTTCCTCAGCTCAGACCACCTCAGCAGGGGCCTCGATCTGGCCGGGGGCTGCGTTGGAGGCTTCACGTGGAAGGCTATGGGGGCCTCCCTGAAGCGGATGTTCTCGTCAGGTATGTAGCCCCTGATGTAGATGTTTATTCCCTCCCTAACCCCATGAACCTTCGAGACTATCCCGTAGACGCCCGGCTCGCCGTAGAAGAGGAATATGTCGTCTGAGAGGTAATCTAGAACAGCTAGATCATGCTCCGCGACGAGTACCATCTTCCCCTCCAATGTTAGGGTCCTGATAACCTTGGCCGCGTTCATCCGCTGGTAGATGTCCAAGTGGCTTGAGGGCTCGTCGAAGAGGTACACATCGGCCTCCCTGCAGGCTGCAGCCGCTATGGCCACTCGTTGAAGCTCACCTCCGCTGAGGACGTCGAAGCTCCTCTCTAGGAGCCCCTCTAGCTCAAGGGCCTCAACCATCACCTTGAGGGCTCCCCTCTCGTCGAGCCTGCTGAGGACCTCCCCGACCCTTCCAGAGACGGCCTTAGGGATGAGGTCAACGTACTGGGGCTTATACACCGCCCTCATCCTCTTCTCGTATATATCCATGAGATAATCGTGGAGGGGGAGCCCTGCGAAGCTCCTCAATATCTCATCCCTGCTTGGGGGGTTTGAGAATGATCCTAGGTTAGGAGTAACCTCTCCAGAGAGGATCCTCAATGCCAGGGTCTTCCCCATCCCGTTTCTTCCAAGGAGGCCCACAACCGCACCTCTCCTGGGTGTGGGGAGCCTGTATAGGGCGAAGGTGTTGGGGCCGAACCTATGGATCAGGTCGGAGCCCAGCTCGTCGGGGAGGTTCACAACCTTCAGGGCCTGGAAGGGGCATTTTCTGACGCATATGCCGCAGCCGCTGCAGAGGGGCTCGGCCACGTAGGCCCTACCCCCCTCCACCCTTATAGCCTCCCTCCTGCTCCGGACCATGGGGCAGAATCGGACGCAGACCATGTCGCACTTATCAGGCCTGCATCTCTCCTCCTCGACTACAGCGACCCTCAACCCTCAACCCTCAATATGTTCTCTCGAATCTCCCCTCTTTTAATGCGGTATCCCCTCATAGTAGTATCTATCCTATATGGTCGGGTCCTCCATGTCCCTGATTTTCGGGCAATCCCACCCGCTTATCCCTGAGCCTCCTGAAGTCATCTCCTCGATGTTGAAAACCTTACCTAAAGGTTCGGCTTAAACCTTTTTTGGAAATATGAAGAGTTCCGAAGTTTTTCTTTCACCGTGAATC
This window contains:
- a CDS encoding ribosome biogenesis/translation initiation ATPase RLI — translated: MRVAVVEEERCRPDKCDMVCVRFCPMVRSRREAIRVEGGRAYVAEPLCSGCGICVRKCPFQALKVVNLPDELGSDLIHRFGPNTFALYRLPTPRRGAVVGLLGRNGMGKTLALRILSGEVTPNLGSFSNPPSRDEILRSFAGLPLHDYLMDIYEKRMRAVYKPQYVDLIPKAVSGRVGEVLSRLDERGALKVMVEALELEGLLERSFDVLSGGELQRVAIAAAACREADVYLFDEPSSHLDIYQRMNAAKVIRTLTLEGKMVLVAEHDLAVLDYLSDDIFLFYGEPGVYGIVSKVHGVREGINIYIRGYIPDENIRFREAPIAFHVKPPTQPPARSRPLLRWSELRKSYGNFTLNVEPGEIGEGEVIGVLGKNGVGKTTFVKMLAGLETPDYGSVICGEVKMSYKPQYLTGTMEGRVEDILKGAAGRRYEENWFAAEVIEPLNLKRLLERGVEDLSGGELQRVAIARCLSTEADIYLLDEPSAYLDVEERLSMARAIRRITKMNGSTAIVVEHDIVAQDFIADRLMVFTGQSGLRGLGGRPQGLEEGMNTFLKEMGVTFRRDQDTKRPRVNKEGSKLDREQKREGRYYYV